One Lycium barbarum isolate Lr01 chromosome 5, ASM1917538v2, whole genome shotgun sequence genomic window carries:
- the LOC132640611 gene encoding probable WRKY transcription factor 20 isoform X2 — translation MSAEIVSDELHKRLSPDESAHPATCEGVSGELQPRESVNKGIDVSQSNQEYSSLSNVPEKDSENVHQKKGSESEGGASESEPCINSCKSDSHVKEENISLVPGKASDSSHQIQSQKMEEVVSQPHQEQVTCSTRREEALSKLQPRRNTDTSVQDFPSDQGVTPSREPEKPSKDFPSDRGVAPFGEPAKPSEDGYNWRKYGQKLVRGNEFTRSYYKCTHPNCPAKKQVESSHDGHITNIHYITKHEHPRPLNSPPISPEFVVPSQIKQPDMLTGKPCQADVVSAGGSAQDTVPTPLESGNEADNNGGPDSKRRKKEEPRSDDITPPMNSHSETRHIVQTRSEVDIINDGYRWRKYGQKYVKENPNPRSYYRCSSAGCPAKKHVERASHDPELVITAYEGQHDHDIPPSRTVMQNSSGADSNTTRISGESTSQSGENNHVGLDRVVHISTN, via the exons ATGTCAGCTGAAATTGTTTCTGATGAACTGCATAAGAGACTGAGCCCTGATGAAAGTGCACATCCTGCGACATGTGAAGGAGTATCAGGTGAACTCCAGCCAAGAGAGAGTGTCAATAAAGGGATTGATGTGTCACAATCCAATCAAGAATATAGTTCCCTTTCTAATGTACCAGAGAAAGATTCAGAAAATGTGCATCAGAAAAAGGGTTCCGAGAGTGAGGGTGGTGCATCAGAATCTGAACCATGCATAAATTCTTGTAAATCAGATTCTCATGTAAAAGAGGAAAACATTTCCCTAGTACCTGGAAAGGCTTCAGATTCTTCACACCAAATACAAAGTCAGAAAATGGAAGAAGTTGTATCTCAACCTCATCAAGAACAAGTAACTTGTTCAACAAGGCGTGAGGAAGCTTTGTCTAAGTTGCAACCAAGGCGGAACACTGATACGAGTGTCCAGGATTTTCCATCTGATCAAGGAGTCACTCCCTCCAGAGAACCTGAAAAACCATCCAAGGATTTTCCATCTGATCGAGGAGTCGCTCCCTTCGGAGAACCGGCAAAACCATCTGAAGATGGATATAACTGGCGAAAATATGGTCAGAAACTTGTTAGAGGAAATGAGTTTACTCGGAGTTATTACAAGTGCACGCACCCTAATTGTCCAGCAAAGAAGCAAGTGGAGAGCTCACATGATGGGCATATTACCAATATTCACTATATCACAAAGCATGAACATCCAAGACCACTCAATAGTCCCCCTATCTCCCCTGAATTTGTAGTGCCTTCACAAATAAAACAACCAGACATGCTAACGGGAAAACCATGTCAAG CGGATGTTGTATCAGCTGGTGGTAGTGCACAAGATACAGTTCCGACGCCACTTGAATCAGGAAATGAGGCTGATAATAATGGTGGTCCGGACTCAAAGAGACG GAAGAAAGAAGAACCGAGGAGTGATGACATCACTCCACCTATGAATTCTCATAGTGAAACACGCCACATCGTTCAAACTAGGAGTGAAGTGGATATAATCAATGATGGTTATCGATGGCGCAAATACGGGCAAAAATATGTGAAAGAAAATCCAAATCCTAG GAGTTACTACCGATGCTCGAGTGCTGGTTGCCCAGCAAAGAAGCATGTGGAGAGGGCATCACATGATCCAGAGTTAGTGATTACAGCATATGAAGGGCAGCATGACCATGATATCCCACCTTCCAGAACTGTTATGCAAAATTCATCAGGGGCTGATTCTAATACAACCAGAATAAGTGGAGAGTCCACATCTCAATCAGGTGAAAACAACCATGTTGGCCTTGACAGGGTTGTCCATATTAGTACAAATTGA
- the LOC132640611 gene encoding probable WRKY transcription factor 34 isoform X1, with the protein MSAEIVSDELHKRLSPDESAHPATCEGVSGELQPRESVNKGIDVSQSNQEYSSLSNVPEKDSENVHQKKGSESEGGASESEPCINSCKSDSHVKEENISLVPGKASDSSHQIQSQKMEEVVSQPHQEQVTCSTRREEALSKLQPRRNTDTSVQDFPSDQGVTPSREPEKPSKDFPSDRGVAPFGEPAKPSEDGYNWRKYGQKLVRGNEFTRSYYKCTHPNCPAKKQVESSHDGHITNIHYITKHEHPRPLNSPPISPEFVVPSQIKQPDMLTGKPCQAEGDKSIALDQTCESAESSETADVVSAGGSAQDTVPTPLESGNEADNNGGPDSKRRKKEEPRSDDITPPMNSHSETRHIVQTRSEVDIINDGYRWRKYGQKYVKENPNPRSYYRCSSAGCPAKKHVERASHDPELVITAYEGQHDHDIPPSRTVMQNSSGADSNTTRISGESTSQSGENNHVGLDRVVHISTN; encoded by the exons ATGTCAGCTGAAATTGTTTCTGATGAACTGCATAAGAGACTGAGCCCTGATGAAAGTGCACATCCTGCGACATGTGAAGGAGTATCAGGTGAACTCCAGCCAAGAGAGAGTGTCAATAAAGGGATTGATGTGTCACAATCCAATCAAGAATATAGTTCCCTTTCTAATGTACCAGAGAAAGATTCAGAAAATGTGCATCAGAAAAAGGGTTCCGAGAGTGAGGGTGGTGCATCAGAATCTGAACCATGCATAAATTCTTGTAAATCAGATTCTCATGTAAAAGAGGAAAACATTTCCCTAGTACCTGGAAAGGCTTCAGATTCTTCACACCAAATACAAAGTCAGAAAATGGAAGAAGTTGTATCTCAACCTCATCAAGAACAAGTAACTTGTTCAACAAGGCGTGAGGAAGCTTTGTCTAAGTTGCAACCAAGGCGGAACACTGATACGAGTGTCCAGGATTTTCCATCTGATCAAGGAGTCACTCCCTCCAGAGAACCTGAAAAACCATCCAAGGATTTTCCATCTGATCGAGGAGTCGCTCCCTTCGGAGAACCGGCAAAACCATCTGAAGATGGATATAACTGGCGAAAATATGGTCAGAAACTTGTTAGAGGAAATGAGTTTACTCGGAGTTATTACAAGTGCACGCACCCTAATTGTCCAGCAAAGAAGCAAGTGGAGAGCTCACATGATGGGCATATTACCAATATTCACTATATCACAAAGCATGAACATCCAAGACCACTCAATAGTCCCCCTATCTCCCCTGAATTTGTAGTGCCTTCACAAATAAAACAACCAGACATGCTAACGGGAAAACCATGTCAAG CTGAAGGTGATAAATCTATTGCGCTTGATCAAACATGTGAATCTGCCGAATCATCGGAGACAGCGGATGTTGTATCAGCTGGTGGTAGTGCACAAGATACAGTTCCGACGCCACTTGAATCAGGAAATGAGGCTGATAATAATGGTGGTCCGGACTCAAAGAGACG GAAGAAAGAAGAACCGAGGAGTGATGACATCACTCCACCTATGAATTCTCATAGTGAAACACGCCACATCGTTCAAACTAGGAGTGAAGTGGATATAATCAATGATGGTTATCGATGGCGCAAATACGGGCAAAAATATGTGAAAGAAAATCCAAATCCTAG GAGTTACTACCGATGCTCGAGTGCTGGTTGCCCAGCAAAGAAGCATGTGGAGAGGGCATCACATGATCCAGAGTTAGTGATTACAGCATATGAAGGGCAGCATGACCATGATATCCCACCTTCCAGAACTGTTATGCAAAATTCATCAGGGGCTGATTCTAATACAACCAGAATAAGTGGAGAGTCCACATCTCAATCAGGTGAAAACAACCATGTTGGCCTTGACAGGGTTGTCCATATTAGTACAAATTGA